The Bicyclus anynana chromosome Z, ilBicAnyn1.1, whole genome shotgun sequence genome window below encodes:
- the LOC112047797 gene encoding transcriptional repressor CTCF isoform X1 — MPPPEKKSSVLHKTILQTYLDSFEQHDEDSTTTVIAVNGSGDEADTGVTYFMDEEGRYYYQPSADSQNLVSLPVEQDEDSTEQETQILVDGEGYQTMTFVPSEGNGTEMSYVLVVQEETKPVINIDIKDEEEKTCDVYAFDEEELEDSDDDDTEAIPTKTKNRQNRPEYTCGVCKYSSHRRYLLLRHMKTHSDERPHKCNVCERGFKTVAALQNHVNMHNGIKPHVCKYCKSPFTTSGELVRHVRYRHTHEKPHKCTECDYASVERSKLRRHVRCHTGERPYQCSHCTYASQDTFKLKRHLRTHTGEKPYKCDNCNMCFTQSNSLKAHKLIHNVSDKPVFQCELCPTKCGRKTDLRIHIQKLHTSNKPHKCKRCGKSFPDRYSLKMHNKTHEGEKCFKCELCPYASTTLRHLKSHMLKHTDEKPFACDQCDQSFRQKQLLRRHQNLYHNPNYEPKPPKEKTHTCHECKRTFAHKGNLIRHLAIHDPESGHLERALALKLGRQKKIHFVDTNAKLQSSNSEDEGEELMKIDLSGKQLERGELLTVADGDGQQYVVLEVIQTDDSDDHKISVPDYIEEKEEEEEEEEEVEMDKKEILEQINARALERTIKVEKDVDACFGFDDDEEQEEEDEEMNYKESKIVMRLV, encoded by the exons ATGCCACCTCCCGAGAAGAAGAGTTCTGTGTTGCACAAAACCATTCTGCAAACATATTTAGATTCCTTTGAGCAGCATGATGAGGATTCTACTACTACTGTTATTGCCG TCAATGGCAGCGGCGATGAAGCAGATACTGGAGTTACGTACTTCATGGATGAAGAAGGCCGGTATTATTACCAGCCATCGGCAGATAGCCAAAATCTTGTATCACTTCCCGTTGAACAAGATGAAGACAGTACAGAG CAGGAGACACAGATACTGGTAGATGGGGAAGGCTACCAAACTATGACATTTGTGCCATCAGAAGGCAATGGCACTGAAATGAGCTATGTTTTAGTTGTCCAAGAGGAAACTAAGCCGGTTATAAATATTGATATCaag GATGAAGAGGAAAAAACTTGTGATGTGTATGCCTTTGATGAAGAAGAGCtagaagattctgatgatgacgATACAGAG GCAATACCTACAAAGACAAAAAATAGGCAAAACCGGCCAGAATACACCTGCGGTGTTTGTAAATATTCCAGTCACAGACG GTATCTGCTGCTGCGTCATATGAAGACCCACTCGGACGAGCGTCCACATAAGTGCAACGTGTGCGAGCGAGGCTTCAAGACTGTTGCCGCATTGCAGAATCATGTGAACATGCACAATGGTATCAAACCACATGTGTGCAAATATTGCAAAAGTCCTTTTACTACATCAG GGGAGCTCGTGCGCCACGTGCGCTACCGCCACACGCACGAGAAGCCTCACAAGTGTACAGAGTGCGACTACGCGTCTGTCGAGCGCTCCAAGCTGAGGCGCCACGTCCGCTGTCACACGGGCGAGCGCCCCTACCAG TGCTCGCACTGCACGTACGCGTCGCAGGACACGTTCAAGTTGAAGCGCCACCTGCGCACGCACACCGGAGAGAAGCCCTACAAATGCGACAACTGCAACATGTGCTTCACGCAGTCCAACTCGCTCAAGGCGCACAAACTTATACACAACG tatCTGATAAGCCAGTGTTTCAATGCGAACTATGCCCAACAAAGTGTGGCCGGAAAACTGATTTACGTATCCACATACAAAAACTGCACACTTCTAACAAACCGCATAAATGCAAGAGATGCGGCAAATCTTTCCCAGATAGATACTCTTTGAAAATGCATAATAAG ACTCATGAAGGAGAGAAGTGCTTCAAATGTGAGCTTTGTCCCTATGCGTCAACAACTCTACGACATCTCAAGTCGCATATGCTCAAACACACTGACGAGAAACCATTTGCATGTGATCAGTGTGATCAATCCTTTAG GCAGAAACAACTATTGCGGCGCCACCAAAATCTCTACCACAATCCCAACTATGAGCCAAAACCTCCCAAAGAGAAGACTCACACTTGCCATGAATGCAAGCGGACGTTTGCTCACAAAGGCAATCTGATCCGACATCTTGCTATCCACGACCCTGAATCAGGACACCTTGAGAGGGCATTGGCACTTAAATTGGGCAGACAAAAGAAAATACACTTTGTGGATACCAACGCTAAG TTACAGAGCAGCAACTCAGAGGACGAGGGAGAGGAATTAATGAAAATAGACCTGAGTGGTAAACAGTTGGAGCGCGGAGAACTGCTGACTGTGGCAGATGGTGACGGCCAGCAATATGTGGTACTGGAGGTGATCCAAActgatgatagtgatgatcaCAAGATATCTGTACCAGACTATATTGAAGAAAAGGAAGAAG AAGAAGAAGAGGAGGAAGAAGTAGAAATggataaaaaagaaattttggAGCAAATCAATGCAAGGGCTTTGGAGAGGACAATCAAAGTTGAAAAAGATGTTGATGCTTGCTTTGGCTTTGAT gaTGATGAAGAACAAGAGGAAGAGGATGAAGAAATGAACTACAAAGAAAGCAAAATAGTAATGCGTTTGGTTTAA
- the LOC112047797 gene encoding transcriptional repressor CTCF isoform X2 translates to MPPPEKKSSVLHKTILQTYLDSFEQHDEDSTTTVIAVNGSGDEADTGVTYFMDEEGRYYYQPSADSQNLVSLPVEQDEDSTEETQILVDGEGYQTMTFVPSEGNGTEMSYVLVVQEETKPVINIDIKDEEEKTCDVYAFDEEELEDSDDDDTEAIPTKTKNRQNRPEYTCGVCKYSSHRRYLLLRHMKTHSDERPHKCNVCERGFKTVAALQNHVNMHNGIKPHVCKYCKSPFTTSGELVRHVRYRHTHEKPHKCTECDYASVERSKLRRHVRCHTGERPYQCSHCTYASQDTFKLKRHLRTHTGEKPYKCDNCNMCFTQSNSLKAHKLIHNVSDKPVFQCELCPTKCGRKTDLRIHIQKLHTSNKPHKCKRCGKSFPDRYSLKMHNKTHEGEKCFKCELCPYASTTLRHLKSHMLKHTDEKPFACDQCDQSFRQKQLLRRHQNLYHNPNYEPKPPKEKTHTCHECKRTFAHKGNLIRHLAIHDPESGHLERALALKLGRQKKIHFVDTNAKLQSSNSEDEGEELMKIDLSGKQLERGELLTVADGDGQQYVVLEVIQTDDSDDHKISVPDYIEEKEEEEEEEEEVEMDKKEILEQINARALERTIKVEKDVDACFGFDDDEEQEEEDEEMNYKESKIVMRLV, encoded by the exons ATGCCACCTCCCGAGAAGAAGAGTTCTGTGTTGCACAAAACCATTCTGCAAACATATTTAGATTCCTTTGAGCAGCATGATGAGGATTCTACTACTACTGTTATTGCCG TCAATGGCAGCGGCGATGAAGCAGATACTGGAGTTACGTACTTCATGGATGAAGAAGGCCGGTATTATTACCAGCCATCGGCAGATAGCCAAAATCTTGTATCACTTCCCGTTGAACAAGATGAAGACAGTACAGAG GAGACACAGATACTGGTAGATGGGGAAGGCTACCAAACTATGACATTTGTGCCATCAGAAGGCAATGGCACTGAAATGAGCTATGTTTTAGTTGTCCAAGAGGAAACTAAGCCGGTTATAAATATTGATATCaag GATGAAGAGGAAAAAACTTGTGATGTGTATGCCTTTGATGAAGAAGAGCtagaagattctgatgatgacgATACAGAG GCAATACCTACAAAGACAAAAAATAGGCAAAACCGGCCAGAATACACCTGCGGTGTTTGTAAATATTCCAGTCACAGACG GTATCTGCTGCTGCGTCATATGAAGACCCACTCGGACGAGCGTCCACATAAGTGCAACGTGTGCGAGCGAGGCTTCAAGACTGTTGCCGCATTGCAGAATCATGTGAACATGCACAATGGTATCAAACCACATGTGTGCAAATATTGCAAAAGTCCTTTTACTACATCAG GGGAGCTCGTGCGCCACGTGCGCTACCGCCACACGCACGAGAAGCCTCACAAGTGTACAGAGTGCGACTACGCGTCTGTCGAGCGCTCCAAGCTGAGGCGCCACGTCCGCTGTCACACGGGCGAGCGCCCCTACCAG TGCTCGCACTGCACGTACGCGTCGCAGGACACGTTCAAGTTGAAGCGCCACCTGCGCACGCACACCGGAGAGAAGCCCTACAAATGCGACAACTGCAACATGTGCTTCACGCAGTCCAACTCGCTCAAGGCGCACAAACTTATACACAACG tatCTGATAAGCCAGTGTTTCAATGCGAACTATGCCCAACAAAGTGTGGCCGGAAAACTGATTTACGTATCCACATACAAAAACTGCACACTTCTAACAAACCGCATAAATGCAAGAGATGCGGCAAATCTTTCCCAGATAGATACTCTTTGAAAATGCATAATAAG ACTCATGAAGGAGAGAAGTGCTTCAAATGTGAGCTTTGTCCCTATGCGTCAACAACTCTACGACATCTCAAGTCGCATATGCTCAAACACACTGACGAGAAACCATTTGCATGTGATCAGTGTGATCAATCCTTTAG GCAGAAACAACTATTGCGGCGCCACCAAAATCTCTACCACAATCCCAACTATGAGCCAAAACCTCCCAAAGAGAAGACTCACACTTGCCATGAATGCAAGCGGACGTTTGCTCACAAAGGCAATCTGATCCGACATCTTGCTATCCACGACCCTGAATCAGGACACCTTGAGAGGGCATTGGCACTTAAATTGGGCAGACAAAAGAAAATACACTTTGTGGATACCAACGCTAAG TTACAGAGCAGCAACTCAGAGGACGAGGGAGAGGAATTAATGAAAATAGACCTGAGTGGTAAACAGTTGGAGCGCGGAGAACTGCTGACTGTGGCAGATGGTGACGGCCAGCAATATGTGGTACTGGAGGTGATCCAAActgatgatagtgatgatcaCAAGATATCTGTACCAGACTATATTGAAGAAAAGGAAGAAG AAGAAGAAGAGGAGGAAGAAGTAGAAATggataaaaaagaaattttggAGCAAATCAATGCAAGGGCTTTGGAGAGGACAATCAAAGTTGAAAAAGATGTTGATGCTTGCTTTGGCTTTGAT gaTGATGAAGAACAAGAGGAAGAGGATGAAGAAATGAACTACAAAGAAAGCAAAATAGTAATGCGTTTGGTTTAA